The Pantoea nemavictus genome includes a region encoding these proteins:
- a CDS encoding sugar ABC transporter ATP-binding protein, whose amino-acid sequence MSQIPPDGPLDVIIETRNVSRLYPGVTALDQVNYRVYRNKVNVLIGENGAGKSTMMKMLAGVEIPSSGDILLDGEVVSLNSTHQAEKQGISIIFQELNLFPNMNVMDNIFMANEFFQRGVINEKYQYELAKALLQRLELDVDPYAPLAELGIGHQQLVEIARALSKDTRVLIMDEPTSALSQSEVKVLFNVIEQLKRRGVTIIYISHRLEELMEIGDHITIFRDGRFISEREVRDASIPWIIEQMVGDKKKHFDYQPAAQGATVLKVNGLTALHQNGGYKLNDVSFSLRKGEVIGIYGLLGAGRTELFKGLIGMMHCQSGSVSLNGEALEKRSFQQRLKKGIALVPEDRQTEGVVQLMSITANMTLSDLSLRGFRRAWQRLNPHKEQRRVDEMIGHLAIKVSDPELPITSLSGGNQQKVVLGKALMTGPQVVLLDEPTRGIDVGAKTDVYHLIGHLAQQGLAVMFSSSELDEVMALADRILVMADGRITADLPRAAATREALISASTPHD is encoded by the coding sequence ATGTCGCAAATTCCGCCCGACGGGCCGCTGGATGTGATTATCGAGACGCGTAATGTGTCGCGACTCTATCCCGGCGTCACCGCGCTGGACCAGGTCAATTACCGCGTCTATCGCAACAAAGTCAACGTGCTGATTGGCGAAAACGGTGCGGGTAAATCCACCATGATGAAAATGCTGGCGGGCGTAGAGATCCCGTCCTCCGGCGACATTCTGCTGGACGGCGAGGTGGTATCGCTCAACTCCACGCATCAGGCAGAGAAACAGGGCATCAGCATTATCTTTCAGGAGCTAAACCTGTTTCCCAATATGAATGTGATGGACAACATTTTCATGGCCAATGAGTTTTTCCAGCGTGGCGTCATCAATGAGAAGTACCAGTATGAGCTGGCCAAAGCGCTGCTGCAGCGGCTGGAGCTGGATGTCGATCCCTATGCGCCACTGGCTGAGCTGGGTATCGGCCATCAGCAGCTGGTGGAGATCGCGCGGGCGCTGTCCAAAGACACGCGCGTCCTGATTATGGATGAACCGACCAGCGCACTCAGCCAGTCTGAGGTGAAAGTGCTGTTTAACGTGATTGAGCAGCTCAAGCGGCGCGGCGTCACCATCATCTATATCTCGCACCGGCTGGAAGAGCTGATGGAAATTGGCGATCACATCACCATTTTCCGCGACGGACGCTTTATCAGCGAGCGTGAGGTGCGTGATGCTTCAATTCCCTGGATCATTGAGCAGATGGTGGGCGATAAGAAAAAGCATTTCGACTACCAACCGGCGGCGCAGGGTGCCACCGTCCTCAAGGTAAATGGGCTGACCGCGCTGCATCAAAACGGTGGCTACAAGCTTAATGATGTCTCTTTTTCCCTGCGCAAAGGTGAGGTGATTGGCATCTACGGTTTGCTGGGCGCCGGGCGCACCGAGTTGTTTAAAGGGCTGATTGGCATGATGCACTGTCAATCGGGCAGTGTCAGCCTCAACGGGGAAGCGCTGGAGAAGCGTAGCTTTCAACAGCGATTGAAAAAAGGGATTGCGCTGGTGCCGGAAGATCGCCAAACCGAAGGCGTGGTGCAGCTGATGTCGATCACCGCCAACATGACGCTCAGCGATCTCAGCCTGCGCGGGTTCCGCCGCGCGTGGCAGAGGCTCAATCCGCATAAAGAGCAGCGTCGCGTGGATGAAATGATTGGTCATCTGGCGATCAAAGTCAGCGATCCGGAGCTGCCGATCACGTCACTCAGCGGCGGTAATCAGCAGAAAGTGGTGTTGGGAAAAGCGCTGATGACCGGTCCACAAGTGGTGCTGCTCGATGAGCCTACGCGCGGCATCGACGTTGGGGCAAAAACGGATGTCTATCACCTGATTGGTCATCTGGCACAGCAGGGGCTGGCCGTGATGTTCTCATCTTCGGAACTGGATGAAGTGATGGCGCTGGCGGACCGCATTCTGGTGATGGCCGATGGCCGCATTACCGCTGATTTACCGCGCGCGGCGGCCACGCGTGAAGCCTTGATTAGCGCCTCAACGCCACATGACTGA
- a CDS encoding ABC transporter permease — translation MNQKYLIYMYLLKARTFIALLIVVSFFSLMVPNFLTTSNLLIMTQHVAITGLLAIGMTLVILTGGIDLSVGAVAGICGMVAGALLTNGVPLWGGNVLFFNVPEVILVVALFGVALGLINGAVVTRLGVAPFICTLGMMYIARGAALLFNDGSTYANLVGTPALGNTGFALLGSGSVLGVYIPIWLMLGFLLLGLYLTRKTPLGRYIYATGGNESAARLAGVPIIKVKVFVYAFSGLCAALVGLIVASQLQTAHPMTGNMFEMDAIGATVLGGTALAGGRGRVSGSIIGAFVIVFLADGMVMMGVSDFWQMVIKGLVIVTAVVIDQFQQKLQSKVVLLRRHEKKQQSAALPEATHG, via the coding sequence ATGAATCAAAAATACCTGATCTACATGTACCTGTTGAAGGCGCGCACTTTTATTGCGTTATTAATCGTGGTGAGCTTCTTCAGCTTGATGGTGCCTAACTTTCTCACGACCTCAAACCTGCTGATTATGACGCAGCATGTGGCGATCACCGGGTTGCTGGCGATTGGTATGACGCTGGTGATTCTTACCGGCGGCATTGATCTTTCGGTGGGCGCGGTAGCGGGTATTTGCGGCATGGTGGCGGGTGCACTGCTCACCAATGGCGTACCGCTGTGGGGCGGCAATGTGCTGTTTTTTAATGTGCCTGAAGTGATTCTGGTGGTGGCGCTGTTCGGCGTTGCGCTGGGACTGATTAATGGTGCGGTGGTGACACGACTTGGCGTGGCGCCCTTTATCTGTACGCTCGGCATGATGTACATCGCGCGCGGTGCGGCGCTGCTGTTCAACGATGGCAGCACTTACGCCAACCTCGTCGGCACCCCGGCGCTGGGAAATACCGGCTTTGCCTTGCTTGGTTCGGGTTCGGTGCTGGGCGTGTATATCCCGATTTGGCTGATGCTGGGTTTTCTGCTGCTGGGCTTATACCTGACGCGTAAAACGCCGCTCGGCCGTTATATCTACGCCACCGGCGGCAACGAATCGGCGGCGCGGCTGGCCGGCGTACCAATCATCAAAGTTAAAGTGTTTGTCTATGCCTTTTCCGGCTTGTGTGCCGCGCTGGTTGGCTTGATCGTGGCGTCGCAGCTGCAAACCGCCCACCCGATGACCGGCAACATGTTCGAGATGGACGCTATCGGTGCCACGGTATTAGGCGGCACGGCGCTGGCGGGCGGCCGTGGTCGGGTGTCCGGCTCTATTATCGGCGCTTTCGTCATCGTGTTCCTCGCCGATGGCATGGTGATGATGGGCGTCAGCGATTTCTGGCAGATGGTGATTAAAGGCCTGGTGATAGTTACTGCGGTGGTGATCGACCAGTTCCAGCAAAAATTACAAAGTAAGGTGGTGCTGCTGCGCAGACATGAAAAAAAGCAGCAATCGGCCGCCCTGCCTGAAGCGACACATGGATAA
- a CDS encoding glucose 1-dehydrogenase: MTRDFSGKTVVITGACRGIGAGIAARFARDGARLVMVSNAERVFTTAQAIEQQFGSEILALQVDVTNETEVQQLYQQAAERFGSIDVSIQNAGVITIDRFDSMPKSDFDKILAVNTTGVWLCCREAAKYMVKQGSGSLINTSSGQGRQGFIYTPHYAASKMGVIGITQSLALELAPWHITVNAFCPGIIESEMWDYNDRVWGEILSSDKKQYGKGELMAEWVENIPLKRAGQPEDVAGLVAFLASDDARYITGQTINVDGGLIFS; the protein is encoded by the coding sequence ATGACACGCGATTTTAGTGGTAAGACGGTGGTGATTACCGGAGCATGCCGCGGCATTGGGGCGGGCATTGCGGCTCGCTTCGCCCGCGACGGTGCGAGGTTGGTGATGGTGTCAAATGCTGAACGCGTCTTTACTACCGCGCAGGCCATCGAACAGCAGTTTGGCAGTGAGATTCTGGCGCTGCAGGTGGATGTCACCAATGAGACTGAGGTACAGCAGCTCTATCAGCAGGCTGCGGAGCGCTTTGGCAGCATTGATGTGTCGATTCAAAATGCCGGGGTGATCACCATCGATCGCTTTGATTCGATGCCGAAAAGCGATTTCGATAAGATCCTGGCGGTGAATACCACCGGCGTCTGGCTGTGCTGTCGCGAAGCGGCAAAATATATGGTGAAGCAGGGCAGCGGTAGCCTGATTAACACCTCTTCGGGTCAGGGACGTCAGGGCTTTATCTATACGCCTCACTACGCCGCCAGCAAGATGGGGGTGATTGGTATCACGCAGAGCCTGGCGCTGGAGTTGGCGCCGTGGCACATCACGGTGAATGCCTTCTGTCCCGGCATTATTGAGAGTGAAATGTGGGACTATAACGATCGCGTATGGGGTGAGATTCTCAGTAGCGATAAAAAGCAGTATGGCAAAGGCGAGCTAATGGCGGAGTGGGTTGAGAACATCCCGCTGAAGCGCGCGGGTCAGCCGGAAGATGTTGCCGGTTTAGTGGCGTTTCTCGCCTCGGATGATGCGCGTTACATCACCGGGCAGACCATTAACGTGGACGGCGGGTTGATCTTTTCCTGA
- a CDS encoding YchO/YchP family invasin, giving the protein MLPTLFSPKSLRYVSGISALAVAAPALALISDTKLSDAPFSDPARFQKMADQLPELGYQDETETFNKKLATIAKSIGEASQNSTDENSLGQQAGLWAFNHFRDEVGNRLVNEGQSLLSPYGNAQIDFNVDIDGNFNGSGASLLTPWADNYRYLTFSQVGFHQTDDGLVGNFGLGQRWVTGKWLLGYNGFVDRMFSSGQQRASLGTEAWGDYLRFSANYYTPLSGWQDRDPFQQQRLARGYDFTTQGYLPQYRQLGASVSWQQYLGDNVDLFSSGNRYHNPSALTFGVTYTPVPLVTLSASHKTSDSGESQDQLGLRLNYRFGVALSQQLSPDNVAAAHSLRGSRYDNVTRTNTPVLEFRQRKTLSVFLATPPWQLKGGESLPLKLQIRSTNPIAKVMWQGDTQALSLTPGANPNDPQGWSVILPAWDSSPGARNSYRLSVQLEDSKQNHVTSNEIVLQLQPPFSLDQGDDERFNLMAP; this is encoded by the coding sequence ATGTTGCCTACTTTGTTTTCACCTAAATCCTTGCGGTATGTCTCCGGTATTTCCGCACTCGCCGTCGCTGCGCCAGCGCTGGCGTTGATCTCTGATACTAAACTCTCCGATGCGCCGTTTAGCGATCCCGCACGTTTCCAGAAAATGGCCGATCAGTTACCGGAATTGGGTTATCAGGACGAGACCGAGACGTTTAACAAAAAGCTGGCGACCATTGCGAAAAGCATCGGTGAAGCCAGTCAGAATAGCACCGACGAAAATTCGTTAGGTCAGCAGGCGGGTCTTTGGGCCTTCAATCATTTTCGCGATGAAGTGGGGAATCGACTGGTTAATGAAGGACAGTCGCTGCTTTCGCCGTACGGCAACGCACAGATCGACTTCAACGTGGATATTGACGGTAACTTTAACGGCAGCGGTGCCTCGCTGTTGACGCCGTGGGCGGATAACTACCGCTATCTGACCTTTAGTCAGGTGGGGTTTCATCAAACCGATGATGGGCTGGTGGGCAATTTTGGCCTTGGTCAGCGCTGGGTGACGGGTAAATGGCTGCTGGGCTATAACGGCTTTGTTGATCGTATGTTCAGTAGCGGACAGCAACGCGCTTCGCTCGGTACCGAAGCCTGGGGTGATTACCTGCGTTTTTCCGCCAATTATTACACGCCGTTATCTGGCTGGCAGGATCGCGATCCGTTCCAGCAGCAACGCCTGGCGCGCGGCTACGATTTCACTACGCAAGGCTATCTGCCGCAGTATCGTCAACTGGGTGCTTCGGTAAGCTGGCAGCAATATCTCGGCGATAACGTTGATCTGTTTAGCTCCGGCAATCGCTACCACAATCCGTCGGCGCTGACCTTTGGCGTGACCTATACGCCAGTGCCGCTGGTGACGCTGTCGGCCAGTCATAAAACCAGCGATAGCGGAGAGAGCCAGGATCAGCTGGGTCTGCGCCTCAATTATCGCTTCGGCGTAGCGCTCAGCCAGCAGTTAAGTCCGGACAACGTGGCGGCGGCGCACTCGCTGCGCGGCAGTCGCTACGATAACGTGACGCGCACCAATACGCCGGTGCTGGAATTCCGCCAGCGTAAGACGCTGTCGGTATTCCTCGCTACGCCGCCGTGGCAGTTGAAGGGTGGGGAAAGCTTACCGCTGAAACTGCAGATTCGCAGTACTAATCCGATCGCCAAAGTGATGTGGCAGGGTGATACCCAGGCGCTGAGCCTGACGCCAGGTGCCAACCCGAACGATCCACAAGGCTGGAGTGTTATCTTGCCGGCCTGGGACAGTTCCCCCGGTGCTCGCAACAGTTATCGCTTGTCGGTGCAGTTAGAAGACAGTAAGCAGAATCATGTGACTTCGAATGAGATTGTTCTGCAGCTGCAACCGCCGTTCTCGCTGGATCAGGGTGATGACGAGCGTTTCAATTTGATGGCGCCGTAA